One part of the Salmo salar chromosome ssa10, Ssal_v3.1, whole genome shotgun sequence genome encodes these proteins:
- the LOC106560912 gene encoding anillin isoform X8, producing the protein MDGEFRSGLATALKRHRDPLSDTEDNVHSSDVNDVQKRRRLEVLGNENVSPTKKSSTRDRLRCAELVKPDTPALCSVRSRVQQLTQRREGGHVLAQRCLSDPGSGVPSIKFQDGFKEHHLIGEAEFSSRVERFRSPTTPQASPLPANRWPRTLSNAVTNLQLKLEASDTPSSKQASRIRQEREEELRLVRAQPITENVFLKRSFSDSSLTERATPPVSSFSPWMMFRRSRRLQWPPFQPWNADLNVTGDEPFGVKDGSFTETSVFTKVDGVEPPIQDTEAELSSRDETNTAEMIDLMFDEVLEAAAQGRMEEEGEEDTEDHNSGIATAMSGMEKEKTDTELDKDKAEEGEDLEKTKELDSSADELLSFPPSFILSPLSKSVDAVVTPMRLAANPPSLLLTPEELSTPPADSAPLYSIDAYRTQRQSTKPAIQRVTPRVQRHATEKSHPQPCVNTKERIMVLNEDAAKLHMVIKQTLQALSCCTDEDHGRGSLEEAEADKLLLVSCEKRAALLAEVARLKERGGSASEDLEGGDGEGDSSMSQQPCRGTVSISSVQLPLKVEFVCSARTRTGRPTHYFFVLIRYGPCNIVATPLATAVDAQNGDTISFPTSITLQDIRSNFEIDVEVYSLSHSSGNTCNVDLRSSTKSRVTPRKLLSTIKRSNQNVTSSTMPPLNTRRTSNFSLVGSHKISLASLGQSKFPLDKMKFEGKIRRLLGDEFQEKVPFLSPLEGNIYLQLESESHSNVQHQGFLTMFEVVNGFGAWHRRFFVLEGNHMSYWNHPNDRGSKAAEGSISLSCSSSQSVKPVTRDSCARPYTFELVSSVQTAQQDDQGTLAKCWFSADTGEDRGDWMENLNQVLLDLHTWTRCPPEPC; encoded by the exons ATGGATGGGGAATTTCGAAGTGGGTTGGCGACAGCTTTGAAGAGACATAGAGATCCTTTGTCTGACACAGAAGACAATGTCCACTCGTCTG ATGTCAATGATGTTCAGAAAAGGCGTCGCCTGGAGGTGTTGGGCAACGAGAACGTCAGCCCTACAAAGAAGTCTTCAACTAGAGACCGCCTCCGCTGTGCAGAGCTGGTGAAGCCTGACacccctgctctctgctctgtccgctccagagtacagcaACTAACCCAGAGACGTGAGG GAGGGCATGTGCTGGCTCAGAGATGCCTCTCTGATCCAGGGTCTGGGGTACCATCCATTAAATTCCAGGATGGATTCAAAGAGCACCATCTTATTG GTGAGGCAGAATTCAGCTCGCGGGTGGAGCGGTTTAGATCCCCCACCACTCCTCAGGCCAGCCCCCTGCCAGCCAACCGGTGGCCCCGTACCCTCTCCAACGCTGTTACCAACTTACAACTGAAACTCGAGGCCAGTGACACACCCAGCTCCAAACAAGCCTCCCGCATACGCCAG gagagggaggaggagctgcGTCTTGTAAGGGCCCAGCCAATCACAGAGAATGTCTTCTTAAAGCGAAGCTTCTCTGATTCCTCGCTGACTGAG AGGGCGACCCCACCCGTCTCCTCATTCTCCCCTTGGATGATGTTTAGACGTAGCAGGAGACTGCAGTGGCCACCGTTCCAACCATGGAAT GCAGACCTCAATGTGACTGGTGATGAACCTTTTGGCGTGAAGGACGGCAGCTTTACCGAGACATCTGTCTTCACTAAGGTCGATGGAGTGGAGCCTCCAATTCAAGACACCG AGGCTGAGCTGAGCTCTCGTGATGAAACCAACACCGCTGAGATGATTGACCTCATGTTTGATGAGGTGCTGGAGGCTGCTGCCCAGGGAAGGATGGAAGAGGAGGGTGAAGAGGACACTGAGGATCACAACAGTGGTATAGCCACAGCGATGAGCGGAATGGAAAAGGAGAAAACAGACACAGAGTTGGACAAGGACAAAGCTGAAGAGGGTGAAGACCTGGAAAAAACCAAGGAACTGGACTCCAGTGCAGATGAGCTGCTGTCCTTCCCACCCAGCTttatcctctcccctctcagcAAGTCTGTGGACGCTGTGGTCACTCCTATG AGACTTGCAGCCAACCCTCCATCCCTACTTCTGACTCCTGAAGAGCTGTCCACGCCCCCTGCTGATAGTGCCCCTCTCTACAG CATCGATGCCTACCGCACCCAGAGACAGAGCACCAAGCCAGCCATTCAGAGAGTAACCCCAAGGGTGCAGAGGCATGCCACTGAGAAgtctcacccccagccctgtgtcAACACCAAGGAAAGGATCATG GTTCTGAATGAGGATGCTGCCAAGCTGCACATGGTCATCAAACAGACGTTGCAGGCCCTGAGCTGCTGCACTGACGAGGACCACGGCAGGGGCTCCCTGGAGGAGGCAGAGGCTGATAAACTGCTGCTCGTCTCGT GTGAGAAGCGGGCAGCCCTGCTGGCTGAGGTGGCCAGgctgaaggagagggggggctcAGCCTCTGAGGATCTAGAGGGGGGTGATGGTGAGGGGGACTCCAGCATGTCCCAGCAGCCCTGCAGGGGCACTGTCAGCATCAGCAGTGTCCAGCTCCCTCTCAAGGTGGAGTTTGTCTGCTCTGCCCGCACACGAACAG GTCGGCCCACTCATTATTTCTTTGTCCTGATTCGTTATGGACCCTGCAACATCGTTGCGACCCCATTGGCCACGGCAGTGGACGCCCAGAATGGAGACACCATCTCCTTCCCCACCTCCATCACCCT GCAGGACATTCGCTCCAACTTTGAGATTGATGTGGAGGTCTACAGCCTG TCCCACAGCTCAGGGAACACCTGCAATGTGGATCTCCGCAGCTCCACCAAGTCAAGG GTCACTCCAAGGAAGCTTCTAAGCACCATCAAG agatccaaCCAAAATGTAACAT CTTCTACCATGCCGCCCCTGAACACCCGGCGCACCAGCAACTTCTCTCTGGTTGGTTCTCACAAGATCTCCCTGGCCTCCCTGGGCCAGAGCAAGTTCCCCCTGGACAAG ATGAAGTTTGAAGGCAAAATCAGGAGACTCCTGGGAGATGAGTTTCAGGAAAAG GTGCCCTTCCTGTCTCCACTAGAGGGAAACATATACCTGCAACTGGAGAGCGAGAGCCACTCTAATGTCCAGCACCAGGGCTTCCTT ACAATGTTTGAGGTGGTGAATGGATTTGGAGCTTGGCATCGACGCTTCTTTGTCCTGGAGGGAAACCACATGTCCTATTGGAACCACCCCAATGACAGAGGCAGCAAG GCAGCAGAAGGCAGCATCTCCCTGTCTTGTTCCTCTAGTCAGAGTGTGAAGCCAGTGACGAGAGACTCCTGTGCTCGCCCCTATACTTTTGAACTGGTCAGCAGTGTCCAGACTGCACAACAGGATGACCAGGGCACTCTGGCCAA GTGCTGGTTCTCAGCAGATACTGGGGAGGATCGAGGGGACTGGATGGAGAACCTGAACCAGGTTCTCCTGGACCTGCATACCTGGACTCGCTGCCCCCCTGAACCATGCTAA
- the LOC106560912 gene encoding anillin isoform X2 — translation MDGEFRSGLATALKRHRDPLSDTEDNVHSSDVNDVQKRRRLEVLGNENVSPTKKSSTRDRLRCAELVKPDTPALCSVRSRVQQLTQRREGGHVLAQRCLSDPGSGVPSIKFQDGFKEHHLIGEAEFSSRVERFRSPTTPQASPLPANRWPRTLSNAVTNLQLKLEASDTPSSKQASRIRQEREEELRLVRAQPITENVFLKRSFSDSSLTERATPPVSSFSPWMMFRRSRRLQWPPFQPWNADLNVTGDEPFGVKDGSFTETSVFTKVDGVEPPIQDTGEVAESSVHMDVPPKEVKGRRMAEEQAECAMDICQGTSLPDEQHEAAEGPVVKEQQKAVSMESKGDDEEPTDEPQSEARGLKKVTFILEPEMINDSALSELDSSSSWKRESMSEAELSSRDETNTAEMIDLMFDEVLEAAAQGRMEEEGEEDTEDHNSGIATAMSGMEKEKTDTELDKDKAEEGEDLEKTKELDSSADELLSFPPSFILSPLSKSVDAVVTPMRLAANPPSLLLTPEELSTPPADSAPLYSIDAYRTQRQSTKPAIQRVTPRVQRHATEKSHPQPCVNTKERIMVLNEDAAKLHMVIKQTLQALSCCTDEDHGRGSLEEAEADKLLLVSCEKRAALLAEVARLKERGGSASEDLEGGDGEGDSSMSQQPCRGTVSISSVQLPLKVEFVCSARTRTGRPTHYFFVLIRYGPCNIVATPLATAVDAQNGDTISFPTSITLQDIRSNFEIDVEVYSLSHSSGNTCNVDLRSSTKSRVTPRKLLSTIKRSNQNVTSSTMPPLNTRRTSNFSLVGSHKISLASLGQSKFPLDKMKFEGKIRRLLGDEFQEKVPFLSPLEGNIYLQLESESHSNVQHQGFLTMFEVVNGFGAWHRRFFVLEGNHMSYWNHPNDRGSKAAEGSISLSCSSSQSVKPVTRDSCARPYTFELVSSVQTAQQDDQGTLAKCWFSADTGEDRGDWMENLNQVLLDLHTWTRCPPEPC, via the exons ATGGATGGGGAATTTCGAAGTGGGTTGGCGACAGCTTTGAAGAGACATAGAGATCCTTTGTCTGACACAGAAGACAATGTCCACTCGTCTG ATGTCAATGATGTTCAGAAAAGGCGTCGCCTGGAGGTGTTGGGCAACGAGAACGTCAGCCCTACAAAGAAGTCTTCAACTAGAGACCGCCTCCGCTGTGCAGAGCTGGTGAAGCCTGACacccctgctctctgctctgtccgctccagagtacagcaACTAACCCAGAGACGTGAGG GAGGGCATGTGCTGGCTCAGAGATGCCTCTCTGATCCAGGGTCTGGGGTACCATCCATTAAATTCCAGGATGGATTCAAAGAGCACCATCTTATTG GTGAGGCAGAATTCAGCTCGCGGGTGGAGCGGTTTAGATCCCCCACCACTCCTCAGGCCAGCCCCCTGCCAGCCAACCGGTGGCCCCGTACCCTCTCCAACGCTGTTACCAACTTACAACTGAAACTCGAGGCCAGTGACACACCCAGCTCCAAACAAGCCTCCCGCATACGCCAG gagagggaggaggagctgcGTCTTGTAAGGGCCCAGCCAATCACAGAGAATGTCTTCTTAAAGCGAAGCTTCTCTGATTCCTCGCTGACTGAG AGGGCGACCCCACCCGTCTCCTCATTCTCCCCTTGGATGATGTTTAGACGTAGCAGGAGACTGCAGTGGCCACCGTTCCAACCATGGAAT GCAGACCTCAATGTGACTGGTGATGAACCTTTTGGCGTGAAGGACGGCAGCTTTACCGAGACATCTGTCTTCACTAAGGTCGATGGAGTGGAGCCTCCAATTCAAGACACCG GTGAGGTGGCAGAATCCTCAGTTCACATGGATGTCCCACCAAAAGAGGTGAAGGGGAGACGCATGGCTGAGGAGCAGGCAGAGTGCGCTATGGACATTTGTCAGGGAACTTCTCTACCAGATGAACAACATGAGGCAGCAGAGGGTCCTGTAGTGAAAGAGCAGCAAAAGGCAGTCTCAATGGAGTCAAAAGGAGATG ATGAGGAACCGACTGATGAACCACAGTCAGAGGCCAGAGGGTTAAAGAAAGTCACATTTATCCTGGAGCCAGAAATGATCAATGACTCAGCTCTGTCTGAGCTGGACTCTTCATCTAGCTGGAAAAGAGAAAGTATGTCAG AGGCTGAGCTGAGCTCTCGTGATGAAACCAACACCGCTGAGATGATTGACCTCATGTTTGATGAGGTGCTGGAGGCTGCTGCCCAGGGAAGGATGGAAGAGGAGGGTGAAGAGGACACTGAGGATCACAACAGTGGTATAGCCACAGCGATGAGCGGAATGGAAAAGGAGAAAACAGACACAGAGTTGGACAAGGACAAAGCTGAAGAGGGTGAAGACCTGGAAAAAACCAAGGAACTGGACTCCAGTGCAGATGAGCTGCTGTCCTTCCCACCCAGCTttatcctctcccctctcagcAAGTCTGTGGACGCTGTGGTCACTCCTATG AGACTTGCAGCCAACCCTCCATCCCTACTTCTGACTCCTGAAGAGCTGTCCACGCCCCCTGCTGATAGTGCCCCTCTCTACAG CATCGATGCCTACCGCACCCAGAGACAGAGCACCAAGCCAGCCATTCAGAGAGTAACCCCAAGGGTGCAGAGGCATGCCACTGAGAAgtctcacccccagccctgtgtcAACACCAAGGAAAGGATCATG GTTCTGAATGAGGATGCTGCCAAGCTGCACATGGTCATCAAACAGACGTTGCAGGCCCTGAGCTGCTGCACTGACGAGGACCACGGCAGGGGCTCCCTGGAGGAGGCAGAGGCTGATAAACTGCTGCTCGTCTCGT GTGAGAAGCGGGCAGCCCTGCTGGCTGAGGTGGCCAGgctgaaggagagggggggctcAGCCTCTGAGGATCTAGAGGGGGGTGATGGTGAGGGGGACTCCAGCATGTCCCAGCAGCCCTGCAGGGGCACTGTCAGCATCAGCAGTGTCCAGCTCCCTCTCAAGGTGGAGTTTGTCTGCTCTGCCCGCACACGAACAG GTCGGCCCACTCATTATTTCTTTGTCCTGATTCGTTATGGACCCTGCAACATCGTTGCGACCCCATTGGCCACGGCAGTGGACGCCCAGAATGGAGACACCATCTCCTTCCCCACCTCCATCACCCT GCAGGACATTCGCTCCAACTTTGAGATTGATGTGGAGGTCTACAGCCTG TCCCACAGCTCAGGGAACACCTGCAATGTGGATCTCCGCAGCTCCACCAAGTCAAGG GTCACTCCAAGGAAGCTTCTAAGCACCATCAAG agatccaaCCAAAATGTAACAT CTTCTACCATGCCGCCCCTGAACACCCGGCGCACCAGCAACTTCTCTCTGGTTGGTTCTCACAAGATCTCCCTGGCCTCCCTGGGCCAGAGCAAGTTCCCCCTGGACAAG ATGAAGTTTGAAGGCAAAATCAGGAGACTCCTGGGAGATGAGTTTCAGGAAAAG GTGCCCTTCCTGTCTCCACTAGAGGGAAACATATACCTGCAACTGGAGAGCGAGAGCCACTCTAATGTCCAGCACCAGGGCTTCCTT ACAATGTTTGAGGTGGTGAATGGATTTGGAGCTTGGCATCGACGCTTCTTTGTCCTGGAGGGAAACCACATGTCCTATTGGAACCACCCCAATGACAGAGGCAGCAAG GCAGCAGAAGGCAGCATCTCCCTGTCTTGTTCCTCTAGTCAGAGTGTGAAGCCAGTGACGAGAGACTCCTGTGCTCGCCCCTATACTTTTGAACTGGTCAGCAGTGTCCAGACTGCACAACAGGATGACCAGGGCACTCTGGCCAA GTGCTGGTTCTCAGCAGATACTGGGGAGGATCGAGGGGACTGGATGGAGAACCTGAACCAGGTTCTCCTGGACCTGCATACCTGGACTCGCTGCCCCCCTGAACCATGCTAA
- the LOC106560912 gene encoding anillin isoform X5: MDGEFRSGLATALKRHRDPLSDTEDNVHSSDVNDVQKRRRLEVLGNENVSPTKKSSTRDRLRCAELVKPDTPALCSVRSRVQQLTQRREGGHVLAQRCLSDPGSGVPSIKFQDGFKEHHLIGEAEFSSRVERFRSPTTPQASPLPANRWPRTLSNAVTNLQLKLEASDTPSSKQASRIRQEREEELRLVRAQPITENVFLKRSFSDSSLTEADLNVTGDEPFGVKDGSFTETSVFTKVDGVEPPIQDTGEVAESSVHMDVPPKEVKGRRMAEEQAECAMDICQGTSLPDEQHEAAEGPVVKEQQKAVSMESKGDDEEPTDEPQSEARGLKKVTFILEPEMINDSALSELDSSSSWKRESMSEAELSSRDETNTAEMIDLMFDEVLEAAAQGRMEEEGEEDTEDHNSGIATAMSGMEKEKTDTELDKDKAEEGEDLEKTKELDSSADELLSFPPSFILSPLSKSVDAVVTPMRLAANPPSLLLTPEELSTPPADSAPLYSIDAYRTQRQSTKPAIQRVTPRVQRHATEKSHPQPCVNTKERIMVLNEDAAKLHMVIKQTLQALSCCTDEDHGRGSLEEAEADKLLLVSCEKRAALLAEVARLKERGGSASEDLEGGDGEGDSSMSQQPCRGTVSISSVQLPLKVEFVCSARTRTGRPTHYFFVLIRYGPCNIVATPLATAVDAQNGDTISFPTSITLQDIRSNFEIDVEVYSLSHSSGNTCNVDLRSSTKSRVTPRKLLSTIKRSNQNVTSSTMPPLNTRRTSNFSLVGSHKISLASLGQSKFPLDKMKFEGKIRRLLGDEFQEKVPFLSPLEGNIYLQLESESHSNVQHQGFLTMFEVVNGFGAWHRRFFVLEGNHMSYWNHPNDRGSKAAEGSISLSCSSSQSVKPVTRDSCARPYTFELVSSVQTAQQDDQGTLAKCWFSADTGEDRGDWMENLNQVLLDLHTWTRCPPEPC; the protein is encoded by the exons ATGGATGGGGAATTTCGAAGTGGGTTGGCGACAGCTTTGAAGAGACATAGAGATCCTTTGTCTGACACAGAAGACAATGTCCACTCGTCTG ATGTCAATGATGTTCAGAAAAGGCGTCGCCTGGAGGTGTTGGGCAACGAGAACGTCAGCCCTACAAAGAAGTCTTCAACTAGAGACCGCCTCCGCTGTGCAGAGCTGGTGAAGCCTGACacccctgctctctgctctgtccgctccagagtacagcaACTAACCCAGAGACGTGAGG GAGGGCATGTGCTGGCTCAGAGATGCCTCTCTGATCCAGGGTCTGGGGTACCATCCATTAAATTCCAGGATGGATTCAAAGAGCACCATCTTATTG GTGAGGCAGAATTCAGCTCGCGGGTGGAGCGGTTTAGATCCCCCACCACTCCTCAGGCCAGCCCCCTGCCAGCCAACCGGTGGCCCCGTACCCTCTCCAACGCTGTTACCAACTTACAACTGAAACTCGAGGCCAGTGACACACCCAGCTCCAAACAAGCCTCCCGCATACGCCAG gagagggaggaggagctgcGTCTTGTAAGGGCCCAGCCAATCACAGAGAATGTCTTCTTAAAGCGAAGCTTCTCTGATTCCTCGCTGACTGAG GCAGACCTCAATGTGACTGGTGATGAACCTTTTGGCGTGAAGGACGGCAGCTTTACCGAGACATCTGTCTTCACTAAGGTCGATGGAGTGGAGCCTCCAATTCAAGACACCG GTGAGGTGGCAGAATCCTCAGTTCACATGGATGTCCCACCAAAAGAGGTGAAGGGGAGACGCATGGCTGAGGAGCAGGCAGAGTGCGCTATGGACATTTGTCAGGGAACTTCTCTACCAGATGAACAACATGAGGCAGCAGAGGGTCCTGTAGTGAAAGAGCAGCAAAAGGCAGTCTCAATGGAGTCAAAAGGAGATG ATGAGGAACCGACTGATGAACCACAGTCAGAGGCCAGAGGGTTAAAGAAAGTCACATTTATCCTGGAGCCAGAAATGATCAATGACTCAGCTCTGTCTGAGCTGGACTCTTCATCTAGCTGGAAAAGAGAAAGTATGTCAG AGGCTGAGCTGAGCTCTCGTGATGAAACCAACACCGCTGAGATGATTGACCTCATGTTTGATGAGGTGCTGGAGGCTGCTGCCCAGGGAAGGATGGAAGAGGAGGGTGAAGAGGACACTGAGGATCACAACAGTGGTATAGCCACAGCGATGAGCGGAATGGAAAAGGAGAAAACAGACACAGAGTTGGACAAGGACAAAGCTGAAGAGGGTGAAGACCTGGAAAAAACCAAGGAACTGGACTCCAGTGCAGATGAGCTGCTGTCCTTCCCACCCAGCTttatcctctcccctctcagcAAGTCTGTGGACGCTGTGGTCACTCCTATG AGACTTGCAGCCAACCCTCCATCCCTACTTCTGACTCCTGAAGAGCTGTCCACGCCCCCTGCTGATAGTGCCCCTCTCTACAG CATCGATGCCTACCGCACCCAGAGACAGAGCACCAAGCCAGCCATTCAGAGAGTAACCCCAAGGGTGCAGAGGCATGCCACTGAGAAgtctcacccccagccctgtgtcAACACCAAGGAAAGGATCATG GTTCTGAATGAGGATGCTGCCAAGCTGCACATGGTCATCAAACAGACGTTGCAGGCCCTGAGCTGCTGCACTGACGAGGACCACGGCAGGGGCTCCCTGGAGGAGGCAGAGGCTGATAAACTGCTGCTCGTCTCGT GTGAGAAGCGGGCAGCCCTGCTGGCTGAGGTGGCCAGgctgaaggagagggggggctcAGCCTCTGAGGATCTAGAGGGGGGTGATGGTGAGGGGGACTCCAGCATGTCCCAGCAGCCCTGCAGGGGCACTGTCAGCATCAGCAGTGTCCAGCTCCCTCTCAAGGTGGAGTTTGTCTGCTCTGCCCGCACACGAACAG GTCGGCCCACTCATTATTTCTTTGTCCTGATTCGTTATGGACCCTGCAACATCGTTGCGACCCCATTGGCCACGGCAGTGGACGCCCAGAATGGAGACACCATCTCCTTCCCCACCTCCATCACCCT GCAGGACATTCGCTCCAACTTTGAGATTGATGTGGAGGTCTACAGCCTG TCCCACAGCTCAGGGAACACCTGCAATGTGGATCTCCGCAGCTCCACCAAGTCAAGG GTCACTCCAAGGAAGCTTCTAAGCACCATCAAG agatccaaCCAAAATGTAACAT CTTCTACCATGCCGCCCCTGAACACCCGGCGCACCAGCAACTTCTCTCTGGTTGGTTCTCACAAGATCTCCCTGGCCTCCCTGGGCCAGAGCAAGTTCCCCCTGGACAAG ATGAAGTTTGAAGGCAAAATCAGGAGACTCCTGGGAGATGAGTTTCAGGAAAAG GTGCCCTTCCTGTCTCCACTAGAGGGAAACATATACCTGCAACTGGAGAGCGAGAGCCACTCTAATGTCCAGCACCAGGGCTTCCTT ACAATGTTTGAGGTGGTGAATGGATTTGGAGCTTGGCATCGACGCTTCTTTGTCCTGGAGGGAAACCACATGTCCTATTGGAACCACCCCAATGACAGAGGCAGCAAG GCAGCAGAAGGCAGCATCTCCCTGTCTTGTTCCTCTAGTCAGAGTGTGAAGCCAGTGACGAGAGACTCCTGTGCTCGCCCCTATACTTTTGAACTGGTCAGCAGTGTCCAGACTGCACAACAGGATGACCAGGGCACTCTGGCCAA GTGCTGGTTCTCAGCAGATACTGGGGAGGATCGAGGGGACTGGATGGAGAACCTGAACCAGGTTCTCCTGGACCTGCATACCTGGACTCGCTGCCCCCCTGAACCATGCTAA
- the LOC106560912 gene encoding anillin isoform X10 produces the protein MDGEFRSGLATALKRHRDPLSDTEDNVHSSDVNDVQKRRRLEVLGNENVSPTKKSSTRDRLRCAELVKPDTPALCSVRSRVQQLTQRREGGHVLAQRCLSDPGSGVPSIKFQDGFKEHHLIGEAEFSSRVERFRSPTTPQASPLPANRWPRTLSNAVTNLQLKLEASDTPSSKQASRIRQEREEELRLVRAQPITENVFLKRSFSDSSLTEADLNVTGDEPFGVKDGSFTETSVFTKVDGVEPPIQDTEAELSSRDETNTAEMIDLMFDEVLEAAAQGRMEEEGEEDTEDHNSGIATAMSGMEKEKTDTELDKDKAEEGEDLEKTKELDSSADELLSFPPSFILSPLSKSVDAVVTPMRLAANPPSLLLTPEELSTPPADSAPLYSIDAYRTQRQSTKPAIQRVTPRVQRHATEKSHPQPCVNTKERIMVLNEDAAKLHMVIKQTLQALSCCTDEDHGRGSLEEAEADKLLLVSCEKRAALLAEVARLKERGGSASEDLEGGDGEGDSSMSQQPCRGTVSISSVQLPLKVEFVCSARTRTGRPTHYFFVLIRYGPCNIVATPLATAVDAQNGDTISFPTSITLQDIRSNFEIDVEVYSLSHSSGNTCNVDLRSSTKSRVTPRKLLSTIKRSNQNVTSSTMPPLNTRRTSNFSLVGSHKISLASLGQSKFPLDKMKFEGKIRRLLGDEFQEKVPFLSPLEGNIYLQLESESHSNVQHQGFLTMFEVVNGFGAWHRRFFVLEGNHMSYWNHPNDRGSKAAEGSISLSCSSSQSVKPVTRDSCARPYTFELVSSVQTAQQDDQGTLAKCWFSADTGEDRGDWMENLNQVLLDLHTWTRCPPEPC, from the exons ATGGATGGGGAATTTCGAAGTGGGTTGGCGACAGCTTTGAAGAGACATAGAGATCCTTTGTCTGACACAGAAGACAATGTCCACTCGTCTG ATGTCAATGATGTTCAGAAAAGGCGTCGCCTGGAGGTGTTGGGCAACGAGAACGTCAGCCCTACAAAGAAGTCTTCAACTAGAGACCGCCTCCGCTGTGCAGAGCTGGTGAAGCCTGACacccctgctctctgctctgtccgctccagagtacagcaACTAACCCAGAGACGTGAGG GAGGGCATGTGCTGGCTCAGAGATGCCTCTCTGATCCAGGGTCTGGGGTACCATCCATTAAATTCCAGGATGGATTCAAAGAGCACCATCTTATTG GTGAGGCAGAATTCAGCTCGCGGGTGGAGCGGTTTAGATCCCCCACCACTCCTCAGGCCAGCCCCCTGCCAGCCAACCGGTGGCCCCGTACCCTCTCCAACGCTGTTACCAACTTACAACTGAAACTCGAGGCCAGTGACACACCCAGCTCCAAACAAGCCTCCCGCATACGCCAG gagagggaggaggagctgcGTCTTGTAAGGGCCCAGCCAATCACAGAGAATGTCTTCTTAAAGCGAAGCTTCTCTGATTCCTCGCTGACTGAG GCAGACCTCAATGTGACTGGTGATGAACCTTTTGGCGTGAAGGACGGCAGCTTTACCGAGACATCTGTCTTCACTAAGGTCGATGGAGTGGAGCCTCCAATTCAAGACACCG AGGCTGAGCTGAGCTCTCGTGATGAAACCAACACCGCTGAGATGATTGACCTCATGTTTGATGAGGTGCTGGAGGCTGCTGCCCAGGGAAGGATGGAAGAGGAGGGTGAAGAGGACACTGAGGATCACAACAGTGGTATAGCCACAGCGATGAGCGGAATGGAAAAGGAGAAAACAGACACAGAGTTGGACAAGGACAAAGCTGAAGAGGGTGAAGACCTGGAAAAAACCAAGGAACTGGACTCCAGTGCAGATGAGCTGCTGTCCTTCCCACCCAGCTttatcctctcccctctcagcAAGTCTGTGGACGCTGTGGTCACTCCTATG AGACTTGCAGCCAACCCTCCATCCCTACTTCTGACTCCTGAAGAGCTGTCCACGCCCCCTGCTGATAGTGCCCCTCTCTACAG CATCGATGCCTACCGCACCCAGAGACAGAGCACCAAGCCAGCCATTCAGAGAGTAACCCCAAGGGTGCAGAGGCATGCCACTGAGAAgtctcacccccagccctgtgtcAACACCAAGGAAAGGATCATG GTTCTGAATGAGGATGCTGCCAAGCTGCACATGGTCATCAAACAGACGTTGCAGGCCCTGAGCTGCTGCACTGACGAGGACCACGGCAGGGGCTCCCTGGAGGAGGCAGAGGCTGATAAACTGCTGCTCGTCTCGT GTGAGAAGCGGGCAGCCCTGCTGGCTGAGGTGGCCAGgctgaaggagagggggggctcAGCCTCTGAGGATCTAGAGGGGGGTGATGGTGAGGGGGACTCCAGCATGTCCCAGCAGCCCTGCAGGGGCACTGTCAGCATCAGCAGTGTCCAGCTCCCTCTCAAGGTGGAGTTTGTCTGCTCTGCCCGCACACGAACAG GTCGGCCCACTCATTATTTCTTTGTCCTGATTCGTTATGGACCCTGCAACATCGTTGCGACCCCATTGGCCACGGCAGTGGACGCCCAGAATGGAGACACCATCTCCTTCCCCACCTCCATCACCCT GCAGGACATTCGCTCCAACTTTGAGATTGATGTGGAGGTCTACAGCCTG TCCCACAGCTCAGGGAACACCTGCAATGTGGATCTCCGCAGCTCCACCAAGTCAAGG GTCACTCCAAGGAAGCTTCTAAGCACCATCAAG agatccaaCCAAAATGTAACAT CTTCTACCATGCCGCCCCTGAACACCCGGCGCACCAGCAACTTCTCTCTGGTTGGTTCTCACAAGATCTCCCTGGCCTCCCTGGGCCAGAGCAAGTTCCCCCTGGACAAG ATGAAGTTTGAAGGCAAAATCAGGAGACTCCTGGGAGATGAGTTTCAGGAAAAG GTGCCCTTCCTGTCTCCACTAGAGGGAAACATATACCTGCAACTGGAGAGCGAGAGCCACTCTAATGTCCAGCACCAGGGCTTCCTT ACAATGTTTGAGGTGGTGAATGGATTTGGAGCTTGGCATCGACGCTTCTTTGTCCTGGAGGGAAACCACATGTCCTATTGGAACCACCCCAATGACAGAGGCAGCAAG GCAGCAGAAGGCAGCATCTCCCTGTCTTGTTCCTCTAGTCAGAGTGTGAAGCCAGTGACGAGAGACTCCTGTGCTCGCCCCTATACTTTTGAACTGGTCAGCAGTGTCCAGACTGCACAACAGGATGACCAGGGCACTCTGGCCAA GTGCTGGTTCTCAGCAGATACTGGGGAGGATCGAGGGGACTGGATGGAGAACCTGAACCAGGTTCTCCTGGACCTGCATACCTGGACTCGCTGCCCCCCTGAACCATGCTAA